One genomic window of Corticium candelabrum chromosome 9, ooCorCand1.1, whole genome shotgun sequence includes the following:
- the LOC134184231 gene encoding solute carrier family 66 member 2-like: MNDDLVSFSLHLASWIASGAMVFGGIVPYVPQYRHILRTNSAEGFSLHVCLVLLVANILRIFFWFGNYYELPLLAQSIIMIITMLSLVRLCVRVNANSEVSQRRRAFTDFDFTYFWKWTKFRDYLEFLLFFSLLVGMITYYLLDVYVYVQLLGFCSLLLEALLGLPQLYKNCVSGSTEGMSTVMVLCWTSGDFFKTGYFLVRKAPEQFWLCGMLQVTVDIGILLQVAFYRNRLRQLAIVTQHSAATQA; the protein is encoded by the exons ATGAATGACGACCTTGTGTCATTCTCGTTGCATCTAGCCTCATGGATAGCGTCGGGAGCGATGGTGTTTGGAGGGATTGTGCCGTATGTACCTCAGTACAGACACATTCTGCGAACTAACAGTGCCGAAGGCTTTTCACTTCACGTCTGTCTCGTACTCTTGGTGGCCAATATACTGAGGATCTTCTTCTG GTTTGGAAATTACTACGAGCTTCCTTTGTTGGCACAAAGTATC ATAATGATTATCACAATGCTCAGTTTAGTACGCCTTTGTGTTCGAGTTAACGCAAATTCAGAGGTCTCTCAACGAAGACGAGCATTCACAG ATTTTGATTTTACTTATTTCTGGAAGTGGACAAAGTTTCGTGACTACCTTGAGTTTTTACTATTCTTTTCATTGCTGGTTGGCATGAtcacttactacctactggaTGTCTACGTGTATGTCCAGTTGCTTGGGTTTTGTTCCCTTCTATTGGAAGCTCTACTCGGATTGCCTCAATTGTACAAGAACTGTGTCAGCGGATCAACCGAGGGAATGTCGACGGTGATGGTCTTGTGTTGGACGAGTGGTGATTTCTTCAAGACTGGATACTTCCTTGTTCGTAAAGCTCCAGAACAGTTTTGGCTGTGTGGCATGCTGCAGGTAACGGTCGATATAGGAATTCTTTTGCAAGTAGCATTTTATAGAAACAGATTGAGGCAGCTTGCTATAGTTACGCAGCATAGTGCTGCAACGcaggcttaa